In a single window of the Anguilla rostrata isolate EN2019 chromosome 6, ASM1855537v3, whole genome shotgun sequence genome:
- the si:dkey-221h15.4 gene encoding epidermal retinol dehydrogenase 2, producing the protein MHNIVIRCLERLLYNLWFLKDFVDLIIAAAFYFFEAVVRLLVQPPRKDVEGEIVLVTGAAHGVGRRIAEEMGQLGATLVLWDVNWEALEKTAKELRRTLDVRVYAYACDCSRRTEVYKVADLVKREVGDVSILVNNAGVVTGKYFFTEAPDNLIDRTLRVNVAAHFWTYKAFLPAMVSRNHGHLVSVACHGGLLAMNGLADYCASKFAAVGFAESIALELLVLKREGVKTTIVCPYLINTTMFGGCQTKWPSFLPIIDQTDAAKRIVDAILREKMYLLLPCSLYFLVALKSFMPAKLGIIFVNFFGGLDLMDQFRGTPAPFITYKRPQRQRDNSVTGEPQNALIEYN; encoded by the exons ATGCACAATATAGTAATTCGGTGCTTGGAGAGGTTACTCTACAATCTGTGGTTTCTGAAGGACTTCGTGGACTTGATTATCGCGGCGGCCTTTTATTTTTTCGAAGCCGTCGTCCGGCTGCTGGTCCAGCCGCCCAGGAAGGACGTGGAAGGGGAGATCGTCCTGGTAACGGGGGCCGCCCACGGCGTCGGCAGGCGAATAGCGGAGGAGATGGGTCAGCTCGGCGCCACCTTGGTCCTCTGGGACGTCAACTGGGAGGCCCTGGAGAAGACGGCCAAGGAGCTGAGGAGGACTTTGGACGTGCGCGTCTACGCCTACGCTTGCGACTGCAGCAGACGCACGGAGGTCTACAAAGTCGCAGACCTG GTGAAGAGGGAGGTTGGGGACGTGTCCATTCTTGTGAACAATGCAGGTGTGGTAACAGGCAAGTACTTTTTCACAGAAGCCCCAGACAACCTGATCGACAGAACGCTGAGGGTAAATGTAGCTGCCCATTTCTGG ACCTACAAAGCTTTTCTCCCAGCCATGGTGTCCCGTAACCATGGCCACCTTGTGTCCGTGGCCTGCCATGGAGGGCTTCTTGCCATGAACGGTTTGGCAG ATTATTGTGCGAGCAAGTTTGCAGCTGTCGGTTTTGCTGAATCCATTGCCTTGGAGCTTCTCGTCCTTAAAAGGGAGGGTGTCAAAACAACCATTGTGTGCccttatttaataaatacaacaatGTTTGGAGGGTGCCAGACAAA ATGGCCTTCATTTCTGCCAATAATAGACCAGACGGATGCGGCAAAGAGGATTGTGGATGCCATTCTGCGGGAGAAGATGTACTTACTATTGCCCTGCAGTTTGTACTTCCTGGTGGCCTTGAAAAG tttcatGCCAGCCAAATTGGGGATCATCTTTGTCAACTTCTTCGGAGGGCTGGATCTGATGGACCAATTCAGAGGAACTCCTGCGCCATTCATAACCTACAAAAGGCCACAGCGGCAGAGGGACAACAGTGTCACTGGGGAACCGCAAAATGCTCTAATAGAATACAACTAG